One part of the Gloeocapsa sp. PCC 73106 genome encodes these proteins:
- a CDS encoding transposase family protein has translation MSEIAILKAFEGMPDERRKQGTRHSLQLCLALFTLAVAAGNHGFLAFLRLAKISS, from the coding sequence ATGAGTGAAATTGCTATTCTCAAAGCTTTTGAGGGAATGCCAGATGAGCGACGAAAACAAGGAACTAGACATTCGCTACAGTTATGTTTAGCTTTGTTTACACTTGCAGTAGCGGCAGGGAATCATGGGTTCTTGGCTTTCTTGAGATTGGCTAAAATATCATCATGA
- a CDS encoding FG-GAP-like repeat-containing protein → MVRALSRFMRIIKPARVPIILFIGTIFLIFSLGAVAQDRVGSTSQPLTTTSDATDWTTQNNEVPVCWETPGYDREKDIVRNAVSNTWEWHANIRFTGWYACPTEVGIGGSGTVRNVRIRIHAQDTSNAGAGGSARVGTAALSSAEDNNPGVNLSFNPDGTADEGRVEYIAVHEFGHVLGFIHEQDAPGNEGPAKCNQSVDSDANPIPITGYDRDSVMNYCNRDGNMTGYLTDVDIAGVQKVYGVRKQNVATLNPCASAPLKGMASLAAPWNNGGLASIAVYPSDGTSFPGWTQWVDRDGGWGDEVKWTSGDFNGDGKFDIGAIWNNNGSNVLTTRLSTGSTFTHEHWLLNGGGWINTTAWMAGDFNGDGKSDIAGAWNNNGLASIAVYPSDGTSFPGWTQWTDRDGGWGNTVRWMAGDFNGDGKTDVGAAWNNDGITTLTVRLSQGDKFSHVHWRENAGRWWDSAIFVAGDFNGDGLDDIAQLWNDMGLTSIKVSLSNGSQFQVPVDWSKRDGGWGGIIRWISGDFNGDGRTDIAAIWNNGGTNTITVRASDGAKFTHAHWATNAGGWIDSTAWCAGKFQ, encoded by the coding sequence ATGGTACGTGCATTGTCAAGGTTCATGCGGATCATAAAGCCTGCTAGAGTTCCTATCATTTTATTTATAGGTACAATTTTTCTAATATTTTCATTAGGTGCTGTAGCTCAGGATCGTGTAGGTTCTACTTCACAGCCACTTACTACGACATCAGATGCAACTGATTGGACAACTCAAAATAATGAAGTACCAGTCTGTTGGGAGACTCCCGGATATGACCGCGAAAAGGATATTGTTAGGAATGCTGTCAGCAACACCTGGGAATGGCACGCTAATATTCGCTTTACTGGTTGGTACGCCTGTCCGACTGAAGTTGGCATCGGTGGAAGTGGAACTGTTAGAAATGTTCGTATTCGCATTCATGCTCAGGATACTAGCAATGCTGGTGCGGGTGGATCCGCTAGAGTGGGAACTGCTGCGCTTAGCAGTGCTGAAGACAATAACCCAGGAGTTAATTTAAGTTTCAATCCTGATGGTACTGCTGATGAAGGACGGGTTGAATATATTGCGGTTCATGAATTTGGTCACGTCCTGGGATTTATTCACGAACAGGACGCTCCAGGAAATGAGGGACCTGCTAAATGTAATCAGAGTGTCGATTCTGATGCGAATCCTATTCCTATAACAGGATATGATCGCGACTCTGTTATGAACTATTGCAACAGAGATGGAAACATGACGGGTTACTTAACCGATGTTGATATTGCAGGAGTTCAAAAAGTCTATGGTGTTCGCAAACAAAATGTTGCGACTTTAAATCCCTGTGCTTCTGCTCCACTCAAAGGGATGGCATCTCTTGCCGCTCCGTGGAACAATGGTGGATTAGCTTCCATTGCTGTTTATCCATCAGATGGAACGAGCTTTCCTGGTTGGACTCAGTGGGTTGATCGGGATGGTGGATGGGGAGACGAAGTCAAATGGACATCGGGCGATTTCAATGGAGATGGAAAATTCGACATTGGAGCTATCTGGAACAATAATGGCTCTAACGTCCTAACTACGCGGCTATCAACCGGAAGCACTTTTACTCATGAGCATTGGCTTTTAAATGGCGGAGGTTGGATAAACACTACTGCTTGGATGGCTGGAGACTTTAATGGAGACGGTAAATCAGATATAGCAGGGGCTTGGAACAACAATGGTCTAGCGTCCATTGCTGTCTATCCATCAGATGGAACGAGCTTTCCTGGTTGGACTCAATGGACTGATCGTGACGGTGGCTGGGGCAACACCGTCAGGTGGATGGCTGGAGATTTCAATGGAGACGGAAAAACTGATGTTGGTGCTGCATGGAACAATGATGGGATAACCACTCTGACCGTGCGTTTATCTCAGGGGGATAAGTTCAGCCATGTCCACTGGAGAGAAAATGCCGGACGTTGGTGGGACTCGGCTATTTTCGTTGCTGGCGATTTTAACGGTGATGGTCTCGATGATATTGCTCAACTATGGAACGATATGGGTCTTACTTCGATCAAAGTATCGCTCTCCAACGGTTCACAATTCCAGGTACCCGTCGATTGGAGCAAGCGTGATGGGGGTTGGGGAGGAATCATCCGTTGGATTTCAGGAGATTTCAACGGAGACGGTCGCACTGATATCGCTGCTATTTGGAATAATGGCGGTACCAATACAATAACTGTACGTGCGTCTGACGGAGCAAAGTTCACTCATGCTCACTGGGCGACTAATGCGGGTGGATGGATAGACAGCACTGCTTGGTGCGCTGGTAAATTTCAATAG
- the rpsR gene encoding 30S ribosomal protein S18 yields MAYFRKRLSPIKPSEPIDYKDLELLRKFITERGKILPRRITGLTAKQQRDLTVAIKRARMLALLPFVNAEG; encoded by the coding sequence ATGGCATATTTTCGTAAACGTCTTTCTCCAATTAAACCTAGCGAGCCTATCGATTACAAGGATCTAGAACTGCTACGTAAGTTTATTACCGAACGGGGTAAAATTCTACCGCGTCGGATTACAGGATTAACCGCCAAGCAACAAAGAGATCTCACTGTGGCTATTAAAAGGGCAAGAATGTTAGCTTTATTACCTTTTGTCAACGCCGAAGGTTAG
- a CDS encoding HU family DNA-binding protein — protein MNKGELVDQVAKMATVTKKQADAVITATFETIMEAVSEGDKVTLVGFGSFESRERKAREGRNPKTGEKMDIPATKVPAFSAGKQFREKVAPPKDE, from the coding sequence ATGAATAAAGGCGAATTAGTAGATCAAGTTGCTAAAATGGCCACGGTAACTAAAAAACAAGCAGACGCCGTAATTACAGCCACTTTTGAAACGATTATGGAAGCAGTCTCAGAAGGCGATAAAGTAACCCTAGTGGGATTTGGTTCCTTCGAATCAAGGGAACGCAAAGCCAGAGAAGGACGCAACCCCAAGACTGGTGAAAAAATGGATATCCCTGCTACCAAGGTTCCCGCTTTTTCCGCGGGTAAACAATTTCGAGAAAAGGTTGCACCACCAAAAGATGAGTAA
- a CDS encoding DDE transposase family protein, with protein MARSIRGHWGVENRVHYVRDVTFGEDRSRIRTGFLPDLWAIARNLAINLYRDAGFTNMAQAQRFCCYGLKHILALFRMK; from the coding sequence TTGGCCAGGAGCATTCGTGGTCATTGGGGGGTAGAAAATCGGGTTCACTATGTTAGAGATGTTACGTTTGGAGAAGATCGTTCTCGAATCCGTACGGGATTTTTGCCTGATTTATGGGCGATCGCCCGTAACTTGGCTATTAATCTTTACCGCGATGCTGGTTTTACCAATATGGCTCAAGCTCAACGATTCTGCTGTTATGGTCTCAAGCACATTTTAGCTCTTTTTAGAATGAAATAG
- a CDS encoding ribonuclease catalytic domain-containing protein: MEKGTLIEFRLQGHRRLAVVDRPEGKKDWIVIDQSGHPHKLRPQRVEYTINGGPYRSEDIPSFLKQVEPYLDLSTLALAWELLVEEGMAITPEEMASLLFSESSPHLCYTAHSLLSEDKIYFKKKGDLYEPRPVNQVEEIKHQLEVEEQRKQEKEVFIARFNQALQGEKVDWSEADRSRLEVLEKYVLFPEQPSRNAVDVLTELGQSTTNPENVVTLLIELGWWSKHENLFLRRSSYPRYFSKKVLDVAQTNLTTPPPDPDRDRLDLTHLKVYTIDDESTKEIDDGLSVERIDSQTNKIWIHIADPTRLMSPGDELDLEARRRSTTLYLPTGMISMFPTELATGPMSLVQGKVCPALSFGVVLDSTGGVLDYCIHASLIKPTYRLTYEDVDEMLELDIQGEPEISILGASAKQRLKWRTEQGSINIQMPESSIKVSANDEITIELLDNSRSRQLVAEMMILAGEVGGRYCQDHHLPVPFRSQPQPELPPEEELILLPAGPVRSCALRRCMPRSEISINPARHASLGLNTYTQVTSPIRRYTDLLAHFQLKASLRGDPLPFSEEKMQEILFGVIDSVKEASSVERQTNRYWSLEYLRRQPEGVWQVLVLRWLREDENLALVMLEDLGIELAHRFERNVSLGDRLDLQVVRVDPHRDEIRFREMTQATV; encoded by the coding sequence GTGGAAAAGGGAACTCTAATTGAATTTCGACTACAAGGACATCGTCGTCTGGCGGTGGTAGATCGCCCAGAAGGAAAAAAAGATTGGATCGTCATCGACCAAAGTGGTCACCCCCATAAACTTCGTCCTCAGCGCGTAGAATATACTATAAATGGAGGTCCCTATCGCTCTGAAGATATACCCTCATTTTTAAAGCAGGTTGAACCCTATTTAGATCTATCTACTTTGGCTTTAGCTTGGGAATTACTAGTAGAGGAGGGAATGGCGATTACTCCAGAAGAAATGGCCTCTCTATTATTCTCTGAAAGTTCTCCCCATCTTTGCTATACTGCCCATAGTCTACTATCAGAAGATAAAATTTACTTCAAGAAGAAAGGGGACCTCTACGAACCACGCCCTGTTAATCAAGTAGAAGAAATTAAACATCAACTAGAAGTAGAAGAACAACGCAAACAAGAAAAAGAAGTATTTATAGCCCGCTTCAATCAAGCTCTACAAGGAGAAAAAGTCGATTGGTCAGAAGCCGATCGCTCTCGTTTGGAAGTTTTAGAAAAATACGTACTCTTTCCAGAACAACCTTCACGCAACGCTGTAGATGTTCTAACAGAGTTAGGACAATCAACAACAAATCCTGAGAATGTTGTTACCTTACTGATAGAACTAGGTTGGTGGAGTAAACACGAAAATTTATTTCTGCGCCGCAGTTCTTACCCCCGTTATTTCTCCAAAAAGGTTCTCGATGTGGCGCAAACAAATCTTACCACTCCTCCACCTGACCCCGATCGCGATCGCTTGGATCTGACTCATTTGAAAGTCTACACCATAGACGACGAAAGCACTAAGGAAATCGATGACGGTCTAAGTGTAGAACGCATAGATTCTCAAACTAATAAAATATGGATACATATCGCCGATCCTACTCGACTTATGTCTCCTGGAGATGAACTAGATCTAGAAGCTAGGCGTCGTAGTACGACTCTCTATCTACCCACGGGAATGATCTCTATGTTCCCGACAGAACTGGCTACAGGGCCAATGAGTCTAGTACAAGGTAAAGTTTGTCCAGCCTTGAGTTTTGGGGTAGTTTTGGACTCGACCGGTGGAGTTTTAGATTACTGTATCCATGCGAGTTTGATTAAACCAACTTATCGTCTTACCTATGAAGATGTAGACGAAATGTTAGAACTCGATATCCAAGGGGAACCGGAAATTAGCATTTTAGGCGCCTCTGCCAAGCAACGTCTGAAATGGCGCACCGAACAAGGTTCTATTAATATACAAATGCCAGAATCTTCTATTAAGGTCAGTGCTAATGACGAAATTACTATAGAACTACTCGATAACTCGCGATCGCGTCAACTAGTAGCTGAAATGATGATTCTAGCAGGAGAAGTCGGAGGACGTTACTGCCAGGATCATCACTTACCTGTGCCTTTTCGCAGTCAACCCCAGCCGGAATTACCCCCAGAGGAGGAATTGATTTTACTCCCCGCGGGACCCGTGCGTTCCTGTGCACTACGTCGGTGTATGCCACGTAGTGAAATCAGCATCAATCCCGCTCGTCACGCTAGCTTAGGTTTAAATACTTATACCCAGGTCACCTCCCCCATTCGCCGCTATACAGATTTACTCGCTCATTTTCAACTTAAAGCTTCTTTACGAGGAGATCCTTTGCCTTTTTCTGAGGAGAAGATGCAAGAAATTCTCTTTGGTGTGATCGATTCGGTGAAAGAAGCTTCTAGCGTTGAACGTCAGACCAATCGCTATTGGAGTTTGGAATATCTCCGTCGTCAACCCGAAGGAGTATGGCAAGTGCTAGTGTTGCGTTGGCTGCGAGAAGATGAAAATTTAGCTTTAGTGATGCTAGAAGATCTGGGAATTGAGTTAGCCCATCGCTTTGAAAGAAATGTCTCTTTAGGCGATCGCTTAGACTTACAAGTAGTGCGCGTTGATCCTCATCGGGATGAGATTCGCTTTCGGGAAATGACTCAAGCGACTGTTTAA
- the cobD gene encoding threonine-phosphate decarboxylase CobD produces the protein MTRPNHGGNLNWAASIANCPTSLILDFSASINPLGPPLSVIQAIQDHIYSVKAYPDPAYPELTKALARWHQLPPEYILPGNGSAELLTWAAWELSHLDLTHIMTPAFSDYLRAAKTFNIKLNACPLDVKTGKWKVEANPALTQGLILNNPHNPSGRLLQREQILPYLEAFALVVVDEAFMDFLPSSEEQSLINVVTDYPNLVILRSLTKFYSLPGLRIGYAIAHPDRLRRWQLWRDPWPINTLAVHAAMAAIEDKIFAQKTLLWLKPTREEVFSSLQTLTPFYPLPSCANFLLVHTSIPGSSLQEILLKEYQILIRDCLSFPELGENYFRIAILSKENNQKLLTALTQVVADDRRI, from the coding sequence GTGACTAGACCAAATCATGGAGGCAATTTAAATTGGGCAGCTTCGATCGCAAACTGTCCCACCTCTTTGATTTTGGATTTTTCCGCTAGTATTAATCCTCTAGGTCCCCCCCTTAGCGTAATTCAGGCGATCCAAGATCACATATATAGCGTCAAAGCTTATCCAGATCCAGCTTATCCTGAACTGACTAAGGCTTTAGCCCGGTGGCATCAACTACCCCCGGAATATATCTTACCGGGGAATGGTTCAGCCGAATTACTCACCTGGGCCGCTTGGGAGTTATCCCATTTAGATCTTACCCACATCATGACACCTGCTTTTAGCGACTATTTACGCGCGGCGAAAACTTTTAACATCAAACTCAATGCTTGTCCACTCGATGTTAAAACGGGAAAATGGAAAGTAGAAGCTAACCCCGCTTTAACTCAAGGGTTAATACTCAATAATCCCCATAATCCCAGTGGTAGATTACTCCAACGCGAACAAATTTTACCCTATCTAGAAGCTTTTGCTTTAGTTGTGGTGGATGAAGCGTTTATGGACTTTTTACCGTCTTCTGAAGAACAAAGCTTGATTAATGTGGTGACAGATTACCCCAATTTGGTGATTTTACGTTCGTTGACCAAATTTTATAGTCTACCGGGCTTAAGAATAGGCTACGCGATCGCCCATCCTGATCGACTCAGACGTTGGCAACTCTGGCGGGATCCTTGGCCTATTAACACTCTAGCAGTGCACGCCGCCATGGCAGCGATAGAAGATAAAATCTTTGCTCAAAAAACCCTCTTATGGTTAAAGCCCACGCGAGAAGAAGTTTTTAGCTCTTTGCAAACTTTAACACCATTCTACCCCCTTCCTAGTTGTGCCAATTTTTTACTCGTTCACACCTCTATCCCGGGTTCTAGCTTACAAGAAATACTACTAAAAGAATATCAGATACTTATACGTGATTGTCTCAGTTTTCCCGAGTTGGGAGAAAATTATTTTCGTATCGCTATACTCTCAAAAGAGAACAATCAAAAATTACTCACCGCCTTAACTCAAGTAGTAGCAGATGACCGTAGAATATGA
- a CDS encoding DUF5615 family PIN-like protein produces MTLKYLFDENVDPEYVRQLRRRNPEILVRVVGEPATPLRGTLDPEILNWCEVTGFVLVTNNRRSMPVHLADHLVMGRHIPGILILNPSLSMGETLEELIVVAEASFENEYQDRIEYLPLLMG; encoded by the coding sequence ATGACTCTCAAATATCTGTTTGATGAAAACGTCGATCCTGAGTATGTGCGCCAGCTAAGACGGCGCAATCCAGAAATTTTAGTGCGAGTGGTGGGAGAACCTGCAACCCCACTCAGAGGAACGCTTGACCCAGAAATTCTAAACTGGTGCGAAGTCACGGGTTTTGTTCTTGTGACCAATAATCGTCGGTCAATGCCTGTCCATTTAGCTGACCATTTGGTAATGGGTCGCCATATTCCTGGAATTTTGATATTAAATCCGAGTCTGAGCATGGGTGAAACTTTGGAGGAGTTAATCGTAGTGGCTGAGGCTTCGTTTGAGAATGAATACCAAGACCGAATTGAATATTTACCCTTGCTCATGGGGTGA
- a CDS encoding restriction endonuclease subunit S, producing the protein MRKLPKSRWSYESLDKLCEIVIGRTPSRSEPKYWGKGNYWLSIADMGKNKELTTTKETITDEGADVCGKRLVTPGTIVFSFKLSIGKVGIIGCPMFTNEAIAALPIKDESILNNNYLYYILGSLDLTEECDRAVKGRTLNKSKLAKIQI; encoded by the coding sequence ATGAGGAAATTACCAAAATCAAGGTGGAGTTATGAAAGCTTAGATAAACTCTGTGAAATAGTTATCGGACGAACCCCATCCCGTTCAGAACCTAAATATTGGGGAAAAGGTAATTACTGGCTTAGTATTGCTGATATGGGAAAGAATAAAGAACTTACCACCACAAAAGAGACTATTACTGATGAGGGTGCAGATGTTTGTGGTAAACGTCTTGTAACCCCAGGTACAATAGTTTTTTCCTTCAAGTTGTCCATTGGAAAAGTAGGGATTATCGGTTGTCCCATGTTTACCAATGAAGCAATTGCAGCACTTCCCATCAAGGATGAATCTATTCTTAACAATAATTATCTTTACTATATATTAGGATCATTAGACCTGACAGAAGAATGCGACCGCGCAGTAAAGGGAAGAACACTAAATAAAAGTAAGTTAGCTAAGATTCAAATTTAA
- a CDS encoding NAD(P)/FAD-dependent oxidoreductase — protein sequence MTVEYDLVIIGDSIEALTAAREAQKFPARVALVVPSEGCDIWLNRQFYQLTLLHNPSLLKHGSNLARELTLTQQKHLAELAAGGIDIVIGKGEFVRLPSLAFVVQQRRLRSRTYLIATGSYPTIPPIDGLESVSYLTSLDFWQKQDLEYIPSELTLIGTAIDAVEMAQCLNNQGKKITLITKDSQLLPQFDPEASRILQAKLEVQGIKIFNASPVTQIKKIDSKKWLQAGDHALETDDILVIPISTPNISDLNLAGIGVDLTQRKISVNKYLQTSNPRIYACGELITEQASVQLAQYQAKIAVNNALILRKLVPDYHTIPQVVFTQPQLASVGLTEAEARRIYGQKVDILHNYYHNITLAQIKDQTSGLSKIIIKTNGQILGAHFVGVDAVEMIGSMAIAMETQLNIKQLAFKFPAFTMSQIIHQTALNWPEKQENPWLETILSWRRSWLS from the coding sequence ATGACCGTAGAATATGATTTAGTGATCATTGGTGACAGTATAGAAGCATTAACTGCCGCAAGAGAAGCACAGAAATTTCCCGCTCGTGTGGCTTTGGTAGTCCCTTCAGAAGGGTGTGATATCTGGCTCAATCGACAATTCTATCAACTAACTCTATTGCATAACCCTAGTTTACTCAAACACGGGTCAAATCTAGCTAGGGAATTAACACTGACACAGCAAAAACATCTAGCTGAGTTAGCCGCAGGAGGGATAGATATAGTGATAGGAAAAGGTGAATTCGTACGTTTACCCTCTCTGGCTTTTGTGGTGCAACAGCGCCGTTTGCGATCGCGCACTTATTTAATCGCTACTGGTTCTTATCCCACCATACCCCCTATCGACGGTTTAGAGAGTGTTAGTTATCTTACCAGTCTAGATTTTTGGCAAAAACAGGATTTAGAATACATTCCCTCAGAATTAACACTCATTGGTACAGCTATTGACGCGGTAGAGATGGCACAATGTTTGAATAACCAAGGTAAAAAGATCACTCTGATCACCAAAGACTCACAACTGTTACCCCAATTCGATCCCGAAGCTTCTAGAATTCTCCAAGCCAAATTAGAAGTCCAAGGAATCAAAATCTTTAACGCTTCTCCAGTGACACAAATTAAGAAAATAGACAGTAAAAAATGGTTACAAGCGGGGGATCATGCGTTAGAAACCGATGACATTCTAGTTATTCCCATTTCTACCCCCAATATCTCTGATTTAAATTTAGCAGGGATTGGCGTTGATTTAACCCAAAGAAAAATTAGCGTCAACAAGTATTTACAGACTAGCAACCCGCGTATTTACGCATGTGGAGAATTAATTACAGAGCAAGCTTCGGTCCAGTTAGCTCAATATCAAGCTAAAATTGCGGTTAACAACGCTCTTATTCTGCGCAAGTTAGTCCCCGATTATCACACTATTCCCCAGGTAGTTTTTACCCAACCCCAGTTAGCTAGTGTTGGTCTTACCGAAGCAGAAGCTAGAAGAATCTATGGTCAAAAGGTTGACATTTTACACAATTATTATCACAATATAACTTTAGCTCAAATTAAAGACCAAACTAGTGGATTAAGTAAAATTATAATTAAAACTAACGGACAAATATTAGGAGCGCATTTTGTGGGTGTAGATGCAGTAGAAATGATTGGATCTATGGCGATCGCCATGGAGACTCAGCTAAATATCAAACAATTAGCTTTTAAATTTCCTGCTTTTACTATGTCTCAAATCATACACCAAACAGCTTTAAACTGGCCTGAAAAACAAGAAAACCCTTGGTTAGAGACTATATTGAGTTGGCGACGTTCTTGGTTATCCTAA
- the rpmG gene encoding 50S ribosomal protein L33, whose protein sequence is MASKKGARIIITLECTECRSNNDKRSPGVSRYTTMKNRRNTTARLELKKFCTHCNKHTVHKEIK, encoded by the coding sequence ATGGCCAGCAAAAAAGGTGCCCGGATTATTATTACTCTAGAATGCACCGAGTGTCGTAGTAATAATGACAAGCGTTCACCTGGGGTATCTCGTTATACTACCATGAAAAATCGTCGCAACACTACCGCTAGACTCGAACTGAAAAAATTCTGTACCCATTGCAATAAACACACCGTCCACAAAGAAATTAAATAA
- a CDS encoding transposase family protein, with amino-acid sequence MTEIAILKAFEGMPDYRRKQGTRHSLQLCLALFTLAVAAGNQGFLAIGDWLKYHHTESFQGIESHFEVNKGHGRIEKRFIEIMRVNSDDYPDWPDLNTIIRVHRQRSFTSHTEEETN; translated from the coding sequence ATGACTGAAATAGCTATTCTCAAAGCTTTTGAAGGAATGCCTGACTACAGGCGAAAACAAGGGACTAGACACTCGCTCCAGTTATGTTTAGCTTTGTTTACACTAGCAGTGGCAGCAGGAAATCAGGGGTTTTTGGCAATAGGAGATTGGTTAAAGTATCATCATACTGAATCTTTTCAAGGGATTGAATCTCACTTTGAAGTGAATAAAGGGCATGGGCGTATAGAAAAACGTTTTATTGAGATAATGAGAGTTAATAGCGATGATTACCCTGACTGGCCTGATTTAAACACGATTATCCGAGTACACAGGCAAAGAAGTTTTACTTCTCATACCGAAGAAGAAACAAACTAA
- the tmk gene encoding dTMP kinase: MKPLFIVLEGIDSSGKSTQAELLYNYYLSITQPVVVSPEPTNGPIGKFIRTILSQQVNLYQNNQSFDRQMSYLFAADRHYHVYNQNEGILTLLRQKVTIISTRYYFSSLAYHCQNPRDWELVKSLNQEFPNPDLLIYLDIPLEICLTRLAERATPEVYENKHKLQQVKSNYQVIWREYQGLKLQLDATQSQEKIHQQIVEFIEKNLSSD; encoded by the coding sequence ATGAAACCTTTATTTATTGTATTAGAAGGTATAGACAGTTCCGGAAAATCTACCCAAGCAGAACTATTATATAATTACTATTTAAGTATAACTCAACCAGTAGTAGTAAGTCCAGAACCAACCAATGGTCCAATTGGCAAATTTATTAGAACAATACTGAGTCAACAAGTTAATTTATATCAAAACAACCAGAGTTTTGACAGACAGATGTCCTATCTTTTTGCCGCTGATAGACATTATCATGTATATAATCAAAACGAAGGCATTCTGACATTATTAAGACAAAAAGTAACAATTATTAGTACCCGTTATTATTTTTCTTCTTTAGCTTATCATTGCCAAAACCCCAGAGATTGGGAATTAGTTAAAAGCTTAAATCAAGAATTTCCCAATCCAGATTTATTAATATATTTAGATATTCCCTTAGAAATATGTTTAACTAGATTAGCCGAGAGAGCAACCCCAGAAGTCTACGAAAATAAACATAAACTCCAACAAGTTAAAAGCAACTATCAAGTGATTTGGCGAGAATACCAAGGATTAAAATTACAGCTAGACGCAACACAATCACAAGAGAAGATTCATCAACAAATCGTAGAATTTATCGAAAAGAATTTGAGCAGTGATTAA
- a CDS encoding DUF433 domain-containing protein, producing MQLEEYFNVLAPDDIRLKGTRIGIESILYEYIYRARTAEEIAKIYPSLSLEQVYATILYYLHDREAVGQYLTDWIEFGERMRAEQRENPSPARLRFKQLKAHQTSKVCPA from the coding sequence ATGCAACTAGAAGAGTATTTCAACGTACTTGCGCCTGATGACATTAGGCTTAAGGGTACCCGGATTGGGATTGAGAGTATTCTTTACGAATACATTTATCGCGCTCGTACAGCCGAAGAAATCGCCAAGATCTATCCGTCGTTGTCGCTGGAGCAGGTTTATGCCACAATCCTCTATTACCTGCATGATCGAGAGGCCGTAGGGCAATATCTAACCGATTGGATTGAGTTTGGAGAACGGATGCGAGCAGAACAGCGCGAAAATCCCTCGCCTGCCAGACTGAGATTTAAACAATTGAAGGCACATCAAACCAGCAAAGTTTGTCCTGCATGA
- a CDS encoding ISAs1 family transposase: protein MLSTHKKTLQTIISTSNHYLAAVKANQPKLYSQISESFQGIESHFEVNKGHGRTEKRLVEIMPVQEQDYPDWCDISTIIRVTRQRRCRERSCEETCYYISDLEESAQSFAQRIRGYWGVENCVHYVRDVTFGEDNSRIRTGSLPNLWAITRNLAINLDREAGFTNMAQAKRLCSYGFKHILALFRTK from the coding sequence ATGCTATCAACACACAAAAAAACACTTCAGACAATTATTTCTACCTCAAACCATTATTTAGCAGCGGTAAAAGCTAATCAACCCAAACTCTACAGTCAGATTAGTGAATCTTTTCAAGGGATTGAGTCTCATTTTGAAGTAAATAAGGGGCATGGGCGAACAGAAAAACGTTTGGTAGAGATAATGCCAGTTCAGGAGCAAGATTATCCCGATTGGTGCGACATAAGCACAATTATCCGAGTCACTAGACAAAGAAGATGCCGCGAGCGCTCATGTGAAGAAACTTGTTACTACATTTCAGACTTAGAGGAATCTGCCCAATCTTTTGCTCAAAGAATCCGTGGTTATTGGGGTGTAGAAAATTGTGTTCATTATGTTAGAGATGTAACTTTTGGTGAAGATAATTCTCGTATTCGTACAGGCTCTCTTCCTAATTTATGGGCAATTACTAGGAATTTAGCCATTAATCTAGATCGAGAAGCAGGATTTACGAACATGGCTCAAGCTAAACGATTATGTAGTTATGGTTTTAAGCACATTTTAGCTCTTTTTAGAACGAAATAG